The Anguilla anguilla isolate fAngAng1 chromosome 4, fAngAng1.pri, whole genome shotgun sequence genome has a window encoding:
- the dzip1l gene encoding zinc finger protein DZIP1L isoform X2, which translates to MPFHRNHLYSSTVFLPKHRAMPGQQLSSEVFSALTAAPPWSPGPLQPLRFRTRREPVDWRRLGALDVDRVAREMDVAVLQEHINAVTFCDVEAERCPHCRGPVDPALLKVLRMSQLSTEYLLHCQDYLSAQLTGLEERLQGALSQLEQEGKERARLDAELQAVRQESRRRKKMIATQQLLLQAGASNYHKCHCCEKSFINYSYLQAHLQRRHPEVTDAERQKRRQVEQMEDGIEELRERLRLTQSKLEAEREAEALRKQQELEQQQKKEASERQELESWKEEERRKFQQEIGDLKQLLLQEFKDISNQGSSIEAKLQELQARPVAVSNLGTLRDEEEQDDREARERELRRESELRGERELRRDNELMGKIAQQKSKWKRRLHDIHSGHLLEKQELQNENERLRMALSSDQKTALQSLQQQISSLAAQMKRKDKIIQSQEEKIKKLSTRPVAASPVIPDEESSELEEQEDLGDSGDRTQKSSLSRSFRPILEGKLEDRLESMGLRKGTKGISKQTFRSLSSLVTGQRQQKARQFSDLLGLRETLTQEVTHRVRRQWRSQGSPLPTVSTNRRTPVSPKQQKSPKARSPTVKAPAKQVQSQAPQPAPRSTVPLQAPRTRPQRNSTPPFSSEEDSTRDAAPISSPRSKSMPSVRVVQSGVKQNLAADAGDDWSDSEPSEGPVSNRTPKSQGSVVQSLTRSLERQLSSPRTKPVGGTRVMPPATASSHRPRPVVQLSDEDSDLDLSSIEDISPQAAVGRAPRTRGSADSAGSPGTSVWSSSASRGGGW; encoded by the exons ATG CCATTCCACAGGAACCACCTGTACAGCAGCACTGTGTTCCTCCCCAAACACCGCGCCATGCCAGGGCAGCAGCTCTCCAGCGAGGTCTTCTCCGCCCTCACTGCCGCTCCCCCCTGGAGTCCGGGCCCCCTTCAGCCCCTCCGCTTCCGGACCCGGAGAGAACCCGTGGACTGGCGCCGCCTGGGCGCCCTGGACGTGGACCGCGTGGCCCGCGAAATGGACGTGGCCGTCCTGCAGGAGCACATCAACGCCGTCACGTTCTGCGACGTGGAGGCCGAGCGCTGCCCCCACTGCCGCGGCCCCGTGGACCCCGCGCTGCTCAAGGTCCTGCGCATGTCCCAGCTCAGCACCGAGTACCTGCTGCACTGCCAGGACTACCTGAGCGCCCAGCTGACCGGGCTGGAGGagcgcctgcagggggcgctctctcagctggagcaggaggggAAGGAGCGGGCCCGGCTGGATGCAGAGCTGCAGGCGGTGCGCCAGGAGAGTCGGCGCAGGAAGAAGATGATCGCCACGCaacagctcctcctgcaggctgGCGCCAGCAACTACCACAAA TGCCACTGCTGTGAGAAGTCCTTCATCAATTATTCCTATCTGCAGGCCCACTTGCAGCGGCGACATCCTGAGGTCACAGATGCAG AGAGGCAGAAGCGGAGGCAGGTGGAGCAGATGGAGGATGGGATTGAGGAGCTGAGGGAAAGGCTGAGGCTGACTCAGTCCAAACTGGAGgcggagagggaggcagaggccCTGAGGAAGCAGCAG gagctggagcagcaaCAAAAGAAAGAGGCCAGTGAGAGGCAGGAGCTGGAGAGCTGGAAagaagaggaaaggaggaagtTTCAGCAGGAGATTGGTGACCTGAaacagctcctcctgcaggaatTTAAAGACATATCCAACCAGGGTTCTTCCATCGAGGCA AAACTCCAGGAGCTTCAAGCCAGGCCAGTGGCCGTTTCGAACCTCGGGACGCTGCGTGACGAGGAAGAGCAGGATGACAGGGAGGCCCGGGAGAGAGAGCTGAGGCGGGAGAGCGAGCTGAGGGGAGAGCGAGAGCTGAGGCGAGACAACGAGCTGATGGGGAAGATCGCCCAGCAG AAAAGCAAGTGGAAGAGGAGGCTCCATGACATCCACAGTGGGCACCTGTTAGAGAAGCAGGAA CTGCAGAATGAGAACGAGAGGCTGAGAATGGCCTTGTCCTCAGACCAGAAGACAGCCCTACAGAGCTTGCAGCAGCAAATCAGCTCCCTGGCTGCACAGATGAAGCGCAAGGACAAGATCATTCAGTCACAGGAGGAGAAG ATCAAGAAACTGTCTACGAGACCTGTAGCAG CTTCTCCAGTTATCCCAGATGAAGAATCGTCAGAACTGGAAGAGCAGGAAG ACCTGGGGGATTCGGGGGACAGGACACAGAAATCCAGCCTCTCGCGCTCCTTCAGGCCCATCCTGGAAGGAAAGCTGGAGGATAGGCTTGAGAGCATGGGGCTGAGAAAG gggACAAAGGGAATCTCAAAGCAGACCTTCAGGAGTCTGAGCTCTTTAGTGACGGGACAGAGGCAGCAGAAGGCACGGCAGTTCTCGGACCTGCTGGGCCTCAGAGAGACGCTGACCCAGGAGGTGACCCACAGAGTTCGCCGCCAGTGGAGGAGTCAGGGCTCCCCCTTACCCACCGTCAGCACCAACC GGAGGACACCTGTCAGTCCTAAGCAACAGAAAAGCCCAAAGGCCAGGAGCCCTACTGTGAAGGCCCCAGCCAAACAGGTGCAATCCCAGGCTCCACAGCCAGCCCCAAGGTCCACAGTACCGCTCCAGGCCCCTCGAACCCGTCCACAGAGGAACAG CACTCCTCCCTTCAGCTCAGAGGAAGACTCGACCAGGGACGCCGCCCCCATTAGCAGTCCCAGGAGCAAATCCATGCCCTCGGTGCGGGTGGTCCAGTCGGGGGTCAAGCAGAACCTCGCCGCGGACGCTGGAGATGACTGGTCAGACTCCGAGCCATCAGAGGGCCCCGTCAGCAACAGAACGCCAAAGTCACAAG GTTCTGTGGTCCAGTCACTGACGAGAAGCCTGGAAAGACAGCTCAGTTCCCCCAGGACCAAGCCAGTGGGTGGGACGAGAGTGATGCCACCGGCAACCGCCTCGTCCCACAGACCCAGACCCGTAGTGCAG ctgtCTGATGAGGACAGTGACCTGGATCTGTCTTCTATTGAAGACATCTCCCCGCAGGCGGCGGTTGGCCGCGCCCCGAGGACGCGCGGGAGTGCGGACTCGGCTGGGTCCCCAGGGACCAGCGTGTGGAGCTCGTCAGccagcaggggagggggctggtga
- the dzip1l gene encoding zinc finger protein DZIP1L isoform X3 — MPGQQLSSEVFSALTAAPPWSPGPLQPLRFRTRREPVDWRRLGALDVDRVAREMDVAVLQEHINAVTFCDVEAERCPHCRGPVDPALLKVLRMSQLSTEYLLHCQDYLSAQLTGLEERLQGALSQLEQEGKERARLDAELQAVRQESRRRKKMIATQQLLLQAGASNYHKCHCCEKSFINYSYLQAHLQRRHPEVTDAERQKRRQVEQMEDGIEELRERLRLTQSKLEAEREAEALRKQQELEQQQKKEASERQELESWKEEERRKFQQEIGDLKQLLLQEFKDISNQGSSIEAKLQELQARPVAVSNLGTLRDEEEQDDREARERELRRESELRGERELRRDNELMGKIAQQKSKWKRRLHDIHSGHLLEKQELQNENERLRMALSSDQKTALQSLQQQISSLAAQMKRKDKIIQSQEEKIKKLSTRPVAASPVIPDEESSELEEQEDLGDSGDRTQKSSLSRSFRPILEGKLEDRLESMGLRKGTKGISKQTFRSLSSLVTGQRQQKARQFSDLLGLRETLTQEVTHRVRRQWRSQGSPLPTVSTNRRTPVSPKQQKSPKARSPTVKAPAKQVQSQAPQPAPRSTVPLQAPRTRPQRNSTPPFSSEEDSTRDAAPISSPRSKSMPSVRVVQSGVKQNLAADAGDDWSDSEPSEGPVSNRTPKSQGSVVQSLTRSLERQLSSPRTKPVGGTRVMPPATASSHRPRPVVQLSDEDSDLDLSSIEDISPQAAVGRAPRTRGSADSAGSPGTSVWSSSASRGGGW; from the exons ATGCCAGGGCAGCAGCTCTCCAGCGAGGTCTTCTCCGCCCTCACTGCCGCTCCCCCCTGGAGTCCGGGCCCCCTTCAGCCCCTCCGCTTCCGGACCCGGAGAGAACCCGTGGACTGGCGCCGCCTGGGCGCCCTGGACGTGGACCGCGTGGCCCGCGAAATGGACGTGGCCGTCCTGCAGGAGCACATCAACGCCGTCACGTTCTGCGACGTGGAGGCCGAGCGCTGCCCCCACTGCCGCGGCCCCGTGGACCCCGCGCTGCTCAAGGTCCTGCGCATGTCCCAGCTCAGCACCGAGTACCTGCTGCACTGCCAGGACTACCTGAGCGCCCAGCTGACCGGGCTGGAGGagcgcctgcagggggcgctctctcagctggagcaggaggggAAGGAGCGGGCCCGGCTGGATGCAGAGCTGCAGGCGGTGCGCCAGGAGAGTCGGCGCAGGAAGAAGATGATCGCCACGCaacagctcctcctgcaggctgGCGCCAGCAACTACCACAAA TGCCACTGCTGTGAGAAGTCCTTCATCAATTATTCCTATCTGCAGGCCCACTTGCAGCGGCGACATCCTGAGGTCACAGATGCAG AGAGGCAGAAGCGGAGGCAGGTGGAGCAGATGGAGGATGGGATTGAGGAGCTGAGGGAAAGGCTGAGGCTGACTCAGTCCAAACTGGAGgcggagagggaggcagaggccCTGAGGAAGCAGCAG gagctggagcagcaaCAAAAGAAAGAGGCCAGTGAGAGGCAGGAGCTGGAGAGCTGGAAagaagaggaaaggaggaagtTTCAGCAGGAGATTGGTGACCTGAaacagctcctcctgcaggaatTTAAAGACATATCCAACCAGGGTTCTTCCATCGAGGCA AAACTCCAGGAGCTTCAAGCCAGGCCAGTGGCCGTTTCGAACCTCGGGACGCTGCGTGACGAGGAAGAGCAGGATGACAGGGAGGCCCGGGAGAGAGAGCTGAGGCGGGAGAGCGAGCTGAGGGGAGAGCGAGAGCTGAGGCGAGACAACGAGCTGATGGGGAAGATCGCCCAGCAG AAAAGCAAGTGGAAGAGGAGGCTCCATGACATCCACAGTGGGCACCTGTTAGAGAAGCAGGAA CTGCAGAATGAGAACGAGAGGCTGAGAATGGCCTTGTCCTCAGACCAGAAGACAGCCCTACAGAGCTTGCAGCAGCAAATCAGCTCCCTGGCTGCACAGATGAAGCGCAAGGACAAGATCATTCAGTCACAGGAGGAGAAG ATCAAGAAACTGTCTACGAGACCTGTAGCAG CTTCTCCAGTTATCCCAGATGAAGAATCGTCAGAACTGGAAGAGCAGGAAG ACCTGGGGGATTCGGGGGACAGGACACAGAAATCCAGCCTCTCGCGCTCCTTCAGGCCCATCCTGGAAGGAAAGCTGGAGGATAGGCTTGAGAGCATGGGGCTGAGAAAG gggACAAAGGGAATCTCAAAGCAGACCTTCAGGAGTCTGAGCTCTTTAGTGACGGGACAGAGGCAGCAGAAGGCACGGCAGTTCTCGGACCTGCTGGGCCTCAGAGAGACGCTGACCCAGGAGGTGACCCACAGAGTTCGCCGCCAGTGGAGGAGTCAGGGCTCCCCCTTACCCACCGTCAGCACCAACC GGAGGACACCTGTCAGTCCTAAGCAACAGAAAAGCCCAAAGGCCAGGAGCCCTACTGTGAAGGCCCCAGCCAAACAGGTGCAATCCCAGGCTCCACAGCCAGCCCCAAGGTCCACAGTACCGCTCCAGGCCCCTCGAACCCGTCCACAGAGGAACAG CACTCCTCCCTTCAGCTCAGAGGAAGACTCGACCAGGGACGCCGCCCCCATTAGCAGTCCCAGGAGCAAATCCATGCCCTCGGTGCGGGTGGTCCAGTCGGGGGTCAAGCAGAACCTCGCCGCGGACGCTGGAGATGACTGGTCAGACTCCGAGCCATCAGAGGGCCCCGTCAGCAACAGAACGCCAAAGTCACAAG GTTCTGTGGTCCAGTCACTGACGAGAAGCCTGGAAAGACAGCTCAGTTCCCCCAGGACCAAGCCAGTGGGTGGGACGAGAGTGATGCCACCGGCAACCGCCTCGTCCCACAGACCCAGACCCGTAGTGCAG ctgtCTGATGAGGACAGTGACCTGGATCTGTCTTCTATTGAAGACATCTCCCCGCAGGCGGCGGTTGGCCGCGCCCCGAGGACGCGCGGGAGTGCGGACTCGGCTGGGTCCCCAGGGACCAGCGTGTGGAGCTCGTCAGccagcaggggagggggctggtga
- the dzip1l gene encoding zinc finger protein DZIP1L isoform X1, giving the protein MNCFQPFHRNHLYSSTVFLPKHRAMPGQQLSSEVFSALTAAPPWSPGPLQPLRFRTRREPVDWRRLGALDVDRVAREMDVAVLQEHINAVTFCDVEAERCPHCRGPVDPALLKVLRMSQLSTEYLLHCQDYLSAQLTGLEERLQGALSQLEQEGKERARLDAELQAVRQESRRRKKMIATQQLLLQAGASNYHKCHCCEKSFINYSYLQAHLQRRHPEVTDAERQKRRQVEQMEDGIEELRERLRLTQSKLEAEREAEALRKQQELEQQQKKEASERQELESWKEEERRKFQQEIGDLKQLLLQEFKDISNQGSSIEAKLQELQARPVAVSNLGTLRDEEEQDDREARERELRRESELRGERELRRDNELMGKIAQQKSKWKRRLHDIHSGHLLEKQELQNENERLRMALSSDQKTALQSLQQQISSLAAQMKRKDKIIQSQEEKIKKLSTRPVAASPVIPDEESSELEEQEDLGDSGDRTQKSSLSRSFRPILEGKLEDRLESMGLRKGTKGISKQTFRSLSSLVTGQRQQKARQFSDLLGLRETLTQEVTHRVRRQWRSQGSPLPTVSTNRRTPVSPKQQKSPKARSPTVKAPAKQVQSQAPQPAPRSTVPLQAPRTRPQRNSTPPFSSEEDSTRDAAPISSPRSKSMPSVRVVQSGVKQNLAADAGDDWSDSEPSEGPVSNRTPKSQGSVVQSLTRSLERQLSSPRTKPVGGTRVMPPATASSHRPRPVVQLSDEDSDLDLSSIEDISPQAAVGRAPRTRGSADSAGSPGTSVWSSSASRGGGW; this is encoded by the exons ATGAACTGTTTCCAG CCATTCCACAGGAACCACCTGTACAGCAGCACTGTGTTCCTCCCCAAACACCGCGCCATGCCAGGGCAGCAGCTCTCCAGCGAGGTCTTCTCCGCCCTCACTGCCGCTCCCCCCTGGAGTCCGGGCCCCCTTCAGCCCCTCCGCTTCCGGACCCGGAGAGAACCCGTGGACTGGCGCCGCCTGGGCGCCCTGGACGTGGACCGCGTGGCCCGCGAAATGGACGTGGCCGTCCTGCAGGAGCACATCAACGCCGTCACGTTCTGCGACGTGGAGGCCGAGCGCTGCCCCCACTGCCGCGGCCCCGTGGACCCCGCGCTGCTCAAGGTCCTGCGCATGTCCCAGCTCAGCACCGAGTACCTGCTGCACTGCCAGGACTACCTGAGCGCCCAGCTGACCGGGCTGGAGGagcgcctgcagggggcgctctctcagctggagcaggaggggAAGGAGCGGGCCCGGCTGGATGCAGAGCTGCAGGCGGTGCGCCAGGAGAGTCGGCGCAGGAAGAAGATGATCGCCACGCaacagctcctcctgcaggctgGCGCCAGCAACTACCACAAA TGCCACTGCTGTGAGAAGTCCTTCATCAATTATTCCTATCTGCAGGCCCACTTGCAGCGGCGACATCCTGAGGTCACAGATGCAG AGAGGCAGAAGCGGAGGCAGGTGGAGCAGATGGAGGATGGGATTGAGGAGCTGAGGGAAAGGCTGAGGCTGACTCAGTCCAAACTGGAGgcggagagggaggcagaggccCTGAGGAAGCAGCAG gagctggagcagcaaCAAAAGAAAGAGGCCAGTGAGAGGCAGGAGCTGGAGAGCTGGAAagaagaggaaaggaggaagtTTCAGCAGGAGATTGGTGACCTGAaacagctcctcctgcaggaatTTAAAGACATATCCAACCAGGGTTCTTCCATCGAGGCA AAACTCCAGGAGCTTCAAGCCAGGCCAGTGGCCGTTTCGAACCTCGGGACGCTGCGTGACGAGGAAGAGCAGGATGACAGGGAGGCCCGGGAGAGAGAGCTGAGGCGGGAGAGCGAGCTGAGGGGAGAGCGAGAGCTGAGGCGAGACAACGAGCTGATGGGGAAGATCGCCCAGCAG AAAAGCAAGTGGAAGAGGAGGCTCCATGACATCCACAGTGGGCACCTGTTAGAGAAGCAGGAA CTGCAGAATGAGAACGAGAGGCTGAGAATGGCCTTGTCCTCAGACCAGAAGACAGCCCTACAGAGCTTGCAGCAGCAAATCAGCTCCCTGGCTGCACAGATGAAGCGCAAGGACAAGATCATTCAGTCACAGGAGGAGAAG ATCAAGAAACTGTCTACGAGACCTGTAGCAG CTTCTCCAGTTATCCCAGATGAAGAATCGTCAGAACTGGAAGAGCAGGAAG ACCTGGGGGATTCGGGGGACAGGACACAGAAATCCAGCCTCTCGCGCTCCTTCAGGCCCATCCTGGAAGGAAAGCTGGAGGATAGGCTTGAGAGCATGGGGCTGAGAAAG gggACAAAGGGAATCTCAAAGCAGACCTTCAGGAGTCTGAGCTCTTTAGTGACGGGACAGAGGCAGCAGAAGGCACGGCAGTTCTCGGACCTGCTGGGCCTCAGAGAGACGCTGACCCAGGAGGTGACCCACAGAGTTCGCCGCCAGTGGAGGAGTCAGGGCTCCCCCTTACCCACCGTCAGCACCAACC GGAGGACACCTGTCAGTCCTAAGCAACAGAAAAGCCCAAAGGCCAGGAGCCCTACTGTGAAGGCCCCAGCCAAACAGGTGCAATCCCAGGCTCCACAGCCAGCCCCAAGGTCCACAGTACCGCTCCAGGCCCCTCGAACCCGTCCACAGAGGAACAG CACTCCTCCCTTCAGCTCAGAGGAAGACTCGACCAGGGACGCCGCCCCCATTAGCAGTCCCAGGAGCAAATCCATGCCCTCGGTGCGGGTGGTCCAGTCGGGGGTCAAGCAGAACCTCGCCGCGGACGCTGGAGATGACTGGTCAGACTCCGAGCCATCAGAGGGCCCCGTCAGCAACAGAACGCCAAAGTCACAAG GTTCTGTGGTCCAGTCACTGACGAGAAGCCTGGAAAGACAGCTCAGTTCCCCCAGGACCAAGCCAGTGGGTGGGACGAGAGTGATGCCACCGGCAACCGCCTCGTCCCACAGACCCAGACCCGTAGTGCAG ctgtCTGATGAGGACAGTGACCTGGATCTGTCTTCTATTGAAGACATCTCCCCGCAGGCGGCGGTTGGCCGCGCCCCGAGGACGCGCGGGAGTGCGGACTCGGCTGGGTCCCCAGGGACCAGCGTGTGGAGCTCGTCAGccagcaggggagggggctggtga